A genomic stretch from Chelmon rostratus isolate fCheRos1 chromosome 14, fCheRos1.pri, whole genome shotgun sequence includes:
- the LOC121617628 gene encoding odorant receptor 131-2-like, with protein sequence MSNGSQSQMNIAVGVGFLERVMLCTVFTSPCCMLVFINATMLFTLRSKSVFRETSRYILLYNLLFADTVLLVQGQLMYIMATCRITMSYPVCGVLTMLANLTTVISPLTLVVMCLERYVAVCYPLRHATIITVRNTGLAITVIWTVSSLSILTRVLLLLNFPFEDLQSLQMKRFCGKESMLIDPMSDLYDRSFTSLLFASAGVAVICSYIGVMVAARSASTDKASAHKARNTLLLHLAQLGLSLSSTIYNPILVAIFKVLDRIIFARVQIVLYLLIIIFPRCLSCLIYGIRDQTIRPILMYNLCCQRTRSISVSVIPAKAKISTCITSWTNIILNKMC encoded by the coding sequence atgtcaaatggaTCTCAGTCGCAGATGAACATTGCTGTTGGTGTGGGGTTTCTGGAAAGAGTGATGCTTTGTACTGTGTTTACATCACCATGCTGCATGCTCGTCTTCATTAATGCGACCATGTTATTCACCTTGAGGAGTAAATCTGTGTTTCGTGAGACCTCCCGTTACATTCTTCTGTATAACCTCCTTTTTGCAGACACTGTACTGCTGGTACAGGGTCAGTTAATGTACATAATGGCTACTTGTAGAATAACAATGTCTTATCCTGTCTGTGGTGTTCTCACCATGCTCGCAAATCTCACAACTGTGATCTCCCCTCTCACACTGGTGGTGATGTGTCTGGAGAGatatgtggctgtgtgctacCCACTGAGGCACGCTACCATCatcacagtcagaaacacaggCCTGGCTATAACTGTGATTTGGACTGTCAGTTCATTAAGTATCCTCACTCGGGtactgttgctgttaaattttccatttgaagacctgcagagcctgcagatgaAACGCTTCTGTGGCAAAGAGAGCATGTTGATTGATCCAATGTCTGATCTTTATGACAGATCCTTCActtctttgttgtttgcatcAGCTGGTGTGGCAGTCATTTGCTCTTATATTGGTGTGATGGTAGCAGCCAGGTCAGCCTCCACAGACAAAGCTTCAGCACATAAGGCTCGTAACACACTGTTGCTGCATCTGGCACAGCTGGGCCTCAGTCTGTCCTCAACTATATACAACCCAATACTTGTAGCTATCTTCAAGGTCCTAGACAGGATTATATTTGCACGTGTCCAGATTGTACTTTatttgttaataataatttttcCAAGATGTCTGAGTTGTCTTATCTATGGAATCAGAGACCAGACCATCAGACCCATCCTCATGTACAATCTGTGCTGCCAGAGGACACGCTCAATTTCTGTCTCAGTCATTCCAGCCAAGGCAAAAATCAGCACATGCATCACTTCATGGACAAATAttattttgaacaaaatgtgttaa
- the LOC121617630 gene encoding odorant receptor 131-2-like: MSNGSQSQMNMTVGVGFLERVILCTVFTLPCCMLVFINATLLFTLRRKTVFRETSRYILLYNLLFADTVLLVQGQLMYIMATCRITMSYPVCGVLTMLANLTTVISPLTLVVMCLERYVAVCYPLRHATIITVRNTGLAITVIWTVSSLSILTRVLLLLNFPFEDLQSLQMKRFCGKESMLIDPMSDLYDRSFTSLLFASAGVAVICSYIGVMVAARSASTDKASAHKARNTLLLHLAQLGLSLSSTKYNPILVAIFKVLDRIIFARVQIVLYLLIIIFPRCLSCLIYGIRDQTIRPILMYNLCCQRTRSISVSVIPAKAKISTCITSWTNIILNKMC; encoded by the coding sequence ATGTCAAATGGATCTCAGTCGCAGATGAACATGACTGTTGGTGTGGGGTTTCTGGAAAGAGTGATACTTTGTACTGTGTTTACATTACCATGCTGCATGCTCGTCTTCATTAATGCGACATTGTTATTCACCTTGAGGAGGAAAACTGTGTTTCGTGAGACCTCCCGTTACATTCTTCTGTATAACCTCCTTTTTGCAGACACTGTACTGCTGGTACAGGGTCAGTTAATGTACATAATGGCTACTTGTAGAATAACAATGTCTTATCCTGTCTGTGGTGTTCTCACCATGCTCGCAAATCTCACAACTGTGATCTCCCCTCTCACACTGGTGGTGATGTGTCTGGAGAGatatgtggctgtgtgctacCCACTGAGGCACGCTACCATCatcacagtcagaaacacaggCCTGGCTATAACTGTGATTTGGACTGTCAGTTCACTAAGTATCCTCACTCGGGtactgttgctgttaaattttccatttgaagacctgcagagcctgcagatgaAACGCTTCTGTGGCAAAGAGAGCATGTTGATTGATCCAATGTCTGATCTTTATGACAGATCCTTCActtctttgttgtttgcatcAGCTGGTGTGGCAGTCATTTGCTCTTACATTGGTGTGATGGTAGCAGCCAGGTCAGCCTCCACAGACAAAGCTTCAGCACATAAGGCTCgtaacacactgctgctgcatctggcaCAGCTGGGCCTCAGTCTGTCATCAACTAAATACAACCCAATACTTGTAGCTATCTTCAAGGTCCTAGACAGGATTATATTTGCACGTGTCCAGATTGTACTTTatttgttaataataatttttcCAAGATGTCTGAGTTGTCTTATCTATGGAATCAGAGACCAGACCATCAGACCCATCCTCATGTACAATCTGTGCTGCCAGAGGACACGCTCAATTTCTGTCTCAGTCATTCCAGCCAAGGCAAAAATCAGCACATGCATCACTTCATGGACAAATAttattttgaacaaaatgtgttaa